The Sphingomonas sp. So64.6b genome includes a region encoding these proteins:
- a CDS encoding helix-turn-helix transcriptional regulator — MIGFSDDYPAGFVDPSHSHAQSQLSYSAWGTISIITESSSFVLPPHRAIWIPAGTMHELHCRADVSTYTLYIDPAIGRQPGQCRVFEVSDLVRALIFEVGRFPVGYDIDGREGRIAQLLLDEVERMPGIPSEIAMPRDRRLLRVCRALIDDPADQRNIDDWANVAGMGRRTFTRLFKDQTGAGFAAWRQQVRLMAALSRLALGQPITTVAFDVGYESASAFTAMFHRAFGQPPSAYLSKPGRSGRDGSSIAA, encoded by the coding sequence ATGATCGGCTTTTCCGACGATTATCCCGCCGGCTTCGTCGATCCTTCGCACAGCCATGCTCAGTCGCAGCTTTCTTATTCCGCTTGGGGCACCATCTCGATCATCACCGAATCGAGCAGTTTCGTGCTCCCACCGCACCGCGCGATCTGGATTCCGGCTGGAACCATGCACGAGTTGCACTGTCGAGCCGACGTATCGACCTATACGCTATACATCGATCCAGCGATTGGCCGTCAACCGGGTCAATGCCGGGTGTTTGAGGTGTCCGATCTGGTCCGCGCACTGATCTTCGAGGTTGGGCGTTTCCCGGTAGGATATGACATCGACGGGCGTGAAGGACGGATCGCTCAATTGTTGCTCGATGAGGTCGAGCGCATGCCCGGCATTCCGAGCGAAATCGCGATGCCGCGCGACCGCCGCCTGTTGCGCGTGTGTCGGGCGTTGATCGACGATCCGGCCGATCAGCGCAATATCGACGATTGGGCGAACGTCGCCGGTATGGGCCGACGAACCTTTACGCGGCTGTTCAAGGACCAGACCGGGGCCGGCTTCGCGGCATGGCGGCAACAGGTTCGATTGATGGCGGCGCTGTCGCGACTGGCGCTCGGACAGCCGATCACGACCGTTGCGTTCGATGTCGGTTATGAAAGTGCGAGCGCATTTACCGCAATGTTTCATCGCGCCTTTGGCCAGCCCCCCTCCGCTTACTTGAGCAAGCCCGGTCGGAGCGGACGCGACGGCAGCAGCATCGCGGCCTGA
- a CDS encoding peptidase S10, protein MTLKSAFTRLLSCAVLAITLSCPAWAQPAAPVAVHDQIDHPAVVTHHMGQFGGRNIAYTATVEGLPVSTDPDGEGARIVSFAYTRDKADPARRPVMFLFNGGPIVSSQYLHIGGIGPKRVAYPDEVKADPSTFKLVDNLYSPLDAVDLVFVDPASTGFSRATPGTDPKIYFSVQADARQFAAFIRAWLKKHGREGAPVYLTGESYGTNRAAEIAGQLADGPDPLPLAGIFLYGQAANIIEYSQRPANITSYIASLPTIAAIGWYHGKADRRGRSLDAFLAEARSFAKGDYLTVLYQGSAASDADKRRVAARLAELSGVPADWYLANDLKITKERYRVELLKDQGLLLGRADARYTAPITDKGNAPDPSDVLTQGVQKFFPSYIRDDLKVDWTDPYVPAVEIASLEDWGWGDAKSPFGDWPYYKGIGKMMKLNPGFRLLVGNGIYDTQTTMGAAELLATQSGWDPARVTLRYYDGGHTGYSVATTARAIGDDIRSLVR, encoded by the coding sequence ATGACGTTGAAGTCCGCCTTTACCCGTTTGCTGTCGTGCGCTGTGCTGGCCATCACGCTTTCCTGCCCGGCTTGGGCGCAGCCGGCCGCACCGGTAGCGGTCCACGACCAGATTGATCACCCCGCCGTCGTCACGCACCATATGGGGCAGTTCGGCGGCCGGAACATCGCCTATACCGCAACGGTCGAAGGACTGCCGGTCTCGACCGACCCCGATGGCGAAGGCGCGCGGATCGTCAGCTTCGCCTATACGCGCGACAAGGCCGATCCCGCGCGCCGGCCAGTGATGTTCCTGTTCAACGGCGGACCGATCGTCTCCTCCCAATATCTGCACATCGGCGGTATCGGGCCGAAACGGGTCGCCTATCCGGATGAGGTCAAGGCCGACCCGTCGACCTTCAAGCTGGTCGACAATCTTTATTCCCCGCTCGATGCGGTCGACCTGGTTTTCGTCGACCCCGCTTCGACCGGCTTCAGCCGCGCCACGCCGGGCACCGATCCGAAAATCTATTTCTCCGTGCAGGCCGATGCGCGCCAGTTCGCCGCCTTCATCCGCGCCTGGCTGAAGAAGCACGGCCGCGAGGGCGCCCCTGTCTATCTCACCGGCGAAAGCTACGGCACCAATCGCGCGGCTGAGATTGCGGGCCAGCTGGCCGACGGCCCCGATCCGCTGCCGCTTGCGGGTATTTTCCTCTATGGGCAGGCCGCCAACATCATCGAATATTCGCAGCGGCCGGCCAACATCACCAGCTACATCGCCTCGCTGCCGACAATCGCCGCGATCGGCTGGTATCATGGTAAGGCCGATCGGAGGGGGCGCTCGCTCGACGCGTTCCTCGCCGAAGCGCGCAGCTTCGCCAAGGGCGACTATCTGACCGTCCTTTACCAGGGTAGCGCCGCGTCGGATGCCGACAAGCGGCGGGTCGCCGCGCGGCTCGCCGAGCTCAGTGGCGTTCCGGCAGACTGGTATCTAGCGAATGATCTCAAGATCACCAAGGAACGCTACCGGGTCGAACTGCTCAAGGACCAGGGTCTGCTGCTCGGCCGTGCCGATGCGCGCTACACTGCGCCGATTACCGACAAGGGCAATGCGCCCGATCCGTCCGATGTCCTGACGCAGGGCGTGCAGAAATTCTTCCCCAGCTATATTCGCGACGATCTCAAGGTCGACTGGACGGATCCCTATGTTCCGGCCGTGGAGATTGCGAGCCTGGAAGACTGGGGTTGGGGCGACGCCAAGAGCCCGTTCGGCGACTGGCCTTATTACAAGGGTATCGGCAAGATGATGAAGCTCAATCCGGGCTTCCGTCTGCTCGTCGGTAACGGCATCTACGACACCCAAACGACGATGGGCGCGGCCGAACTGCTGGCAACTCAGTCGGGCTGGGATCCTGCCCGCGTGACGCTGCGCTACTATGACGGCGGCCATACCGGCTATTCGGTGGCGACGACGGCCAGGGCGATCGGCGACGATATCCGAAGCCTGGTCCGCTGA
- a CDS encoding ornithine cyclodeaminase family protein — protein MTIAFYDAAQVEHLLDYPGCIAAMRCAMQALSESGKAQPLRQIVKIADNMLFGVMPGDLAAIDSFGAKLVSVAEDPVRPGRSRHRGVVVAFAAGTGEITCIADAETVTSIRTACATAAATDALARPEARTLAIFGAGIQAETHIRALRHVRAFDRILLWSRSIDTSTALAARLSAELGLTIEAMTDGERAAAEADVICTVSGSAEPILFRSWVRDGTHVNLVGSSFLGPVEVDSALVAAGRYIADYRPGVLAQAAELAVARDAGLVGDDHVVGEIGEVHASTLVGRERLDQITIYKSLGHVVQDLAAVAYLHARAASKGIIA, from the coding sequence ATGACGATCGCCTTTTACGACGCCGCGCAAGTCGAACATCTGCTCGACTATCCGGGTTGCATCGCGGCGATGCGCTGCGCGATGCAGGCCTTGTCCGAAAGCGGCAAGGCGCAGCCGCTGCGCCAGATCGTGAAGATCGCCGACAACATGCTGTTCGGCGTGATGCCGGGCGATCTGGCGGCGATCGACAGCTTCGGCGCCAAGCTGGTCAGCGTCGCCGAGGATCCTGTGCGGCCCGGCCGATCGCGGCATCGCGGCGTGGTGGTGGCCTTTGCGGCCGGCACTGGTGAGATCACATGCATCGCCGACGCCGAAACCGTGACCAGCATCCGCACGGCTTGCGCGACGGCGGCGGCGACCGATGCGCTGGCCCGGCCCGAGGCCAGGACATTGGCGATCTTCGGCGCGGGCATCCAGGCCGAAACCCATATCCGCGCGCTGCGCCATGTCCGTGCCTTTGACCGCATCCTGCTGTGGAGCCGATCGATCGACACTTCGACTGCGCTCGCGGCGCGGCTGTCGGCCGAGCTCGGGCTGACCATCGAGGCCATGACCGATGGCGAGCGAGCCGCCGCCGAGGCCGACGTGATCTGCACTGTCAGCGGATCGGCGGAGCCCATTCTGTTCCGGTCCTGGGTCCGCGACGGCACCCATGTGAATCTTGTCGGGTCGAGCTTCCTCGGCCCGGTCGAGGTCGACAGCGCGCTGGTCGCGGCCGGCCGCTACATCGCCGACTATCGGCCCGGTGTGCTCGCCCAGGCGGCCGAACTGGCGGTCGCGCGCGACGCGGGTCTGGTCGGTGACGACCATGTCGTCGGCGAGATCGGCGAGGTTCATGCCAGCACGCTCGTCGGGCGCGAAAGGCTGGATCAGATCACGATCTACAAATCGCTTGGCCATGTCGTGCAGGATCTCGCCGCCGTGGCGTATCTCCATGCTCGCGCCGCCTCGAAAGGCATCATCGCGTGA
- a CDS encoding PepSY-associated TM helix domain-containing protein: MSQASRRTLWTTIHRYIGLSIMLFLLIAAVSGCILCFAPQLDRALNRDLFVVDGASSASDPLAKIERLSAARPDLQIVGFPLNNLPGATIPVEVMATPGGTAPGFDQVFLDPANGHIVGVREKRAGWDRRHIVEGIAQFHFTLLAGDAGRWFMGVMALAWLVGNLVGVYLTWPRKRPYLKNWRRMWRFSLKSVLGRLMLDIHRSTGLWLLIGVTALAYTSVCLNFYAEAYEPTVIRIAPLKRSLFDRPAPFPNGTRPALTFREAVALGKRQVARDGLKWKPATMLYRPDWNLYGMTLTNDGTLNYRALGPIYYYFDARGGALAHVVNPYDDSAGLVMIRMLYPLHSGQIGGWPTIAIVFLLGLATIEMIVTGFYVWWKKRASRLAAERSAAKRAAITKGI; encoded by the coding sequence ATGAGCCAAGCATCGCGCCGGACGCTCTGGACCACGATCCATCGATATATCGGCTTGTCGATCATGCTGTTCCTGCTGATCGCCGCGGTTTCCGGTTGCATATTGTGCTTCGCCCCTCAACTTGACCGCGCACTCAATCGCGATTTGTTCGTCGTCGACGGTGCCTCCAGCGCTAGTGATCCCCTCGCGAAAATAGAGCGGCTAAGCGCGGCGCGCCCCGATCTGCAAATCGTCGGATTCCCCCTGAACAATTTGCCCGGCGCGACCATACCAGTTGAGGTGATGGCGACACCGGGTGGTACGGCGCCAGGCTTCGACCAGGTCTTTCTTGACCCTGCGAATGGTCATATTGTCGGCGTGCGCGAGAAACGTGCCGGCTGGGACCGTCGGCATATCGTCGAGGGGATTGCGCAATTCCATTTCACGCTCCTGGCAGGCGATGCTGGCCGGTGGTTTATGGGTGTGATGGCGCTCGCCTGGCTGGTCGGTAATCTCGTCGGCGTTTATCTCACCTGGCCGCGCAAACGGCCCTATCTGAAAAACTGGCGCCGCATGTGGCGATTCAGCCTGAAGAGCGTGCTCGGCCGGCTAATGCTCGATATCCACCGCTCGACCGGGCTGTGGTTGCTGATCGGGGTGACCGCGCTGGCCTACACGTCGGTCTGCCTGAACTTCTATGCCGAGGCGTACGAACCGACGGTGATCCGGATCGCACCGTTGAAGCGCAGTCTGTTCGACCGACCGGCCCCTTTTCCAAACGGCACCCGACCCGCGCTGACGTTTCGTGAAGCGGTGGCACTCGGCAAGCGCCAGGTCGCGCGCGACGGTCTGAAATGGAAGCCAGCGACGATGCTCTACCGGCCGGACTGGAACCTCTACGGTATGACGCTCACCAATGATGGCACGCTCAATTACCGCGCGCTGGGTCCGATCTATTATTATTTCGACGCGCGTGGCGGTGCGCTGGCGCACGTAGTCAATCCCTATGACGACAGCGCGGGGCTGGTGATGATCCGCATGCTCTACCCGCTGCACAGTGGTCAGATCGGCGGCTGGCCGACGATCGCGATTGTCTTTCTGCTCGGGCTTGCGACGATCGAGATGATCGTCACCGGCTTCTATGTGTGGTGGAAAAAACGCGCCTCGCGTCTCGCCGCCGAGCGGTCTGCCGCCAAACGCGCCGCCATTACCAAGGGAATTTGA
- a CDS encoding alpha/beta hydrolase, translating to MTTELDPDIARFRAETNAGYAEFSGGAYADVAARRAVAERVRERWARGGPTMAATETLTAGSAGVTVRIHRPTNDQGLPVLVYLHGGGWVLFSLDSHDRLMREYAARSGCAVVGVDYSRSPEVRFPTALDEIGAVCAWLRRHGAAHGLDSARIAIGGDSAGGNLALSSAIRQRDSGTGLDGLLLNYGAFDTARRDSHSRYDGDGFMLTCDEMIDFWDNYLGTVPGAAEHPLARPMLAELAGLPPAFLCIAECDILADENRAMATRLREAGVAVDERIYRGASHSFLEAVDISALADRAIEDGAAWLARTLGR from the coding sequence GTGACCACCGAACTCGATCCTGATATCGCCCGCTTCCGGGCGGAGACCAATGCCGGTTACGCGGAATTCTCCGGCGGCGCCTATGCCGATGTGGCCGCGCGGCGGGCGGTTGCCGAACGCGTGCGCGAGCGCTGGGCGCGGGGAGGACCGACGATGGCGGCGACCGAGACGTTGACCGCGGGATCGGCCGGCGTCACGGTGCGCATCCATCGGCCTACCAACGACCAAGGCCTGCCCGTGCTGGTCTACCTGCACGGCGGCGGGTGGGTGCTGTTCAGCCTCGATTCGCATGATCGGCTGATGCGCGAATATGCCGCGCGCAGCGGCTGCGCGGTGGTCGGAGTGGACTATAGCCGCTCACCGGAGGTGCGCTTCCCCACCGCACTGGACGAGATTGGCGCGGTTTGCGCCTGGCTACGTCGCCACGGTGCTGCCCATGGGCTGGATTCTGCGCGTATCGCGATCGGCGGCGATTCCGCCGGCGGAAATCTGGCCCTGTCGAGCGCGATCCGGCAGCGCGATTCCGGAACCGGGCTGGATGGCCTGCTGCTCAACTATGGCGCGTTTGATACCGCCAGGCGTGACTCGCACAGCCGGTACGACGGCGACGGGTTCATGCTGACCTGTGATGAAATGATCGATTTCTGGGACAATTATCTTGGGACCGTGCCGGGTGCGGCGGAGCATCCGCTTGCCCGTCCCATGCTGGCCGAGCTTGCCGGCCTCCCGCCCGCTTTTCTTTGCATCGCCGAATGCGACATCCTCGCCGACGAGAACCGGGCCATGGCGACGCGGCTTAGAGAAGCGGGCGTCGCAGTGGATGAACGAATTTATCGCGGTGCGTCGCACAGCTTCCTCGAAGCGGTCGATATTTCGGCGCTGGCCGATCGCGCGATCGAAGACGGCGCGGCTTGGCTCGCCCGGACGCTGGGGCGATGA
- a CDS encoding Lrp/AsnC family transcriptional regulator: protein MTDPLTSIDLKILEQLQKDASLSTSELAERVGLSQSPCWRRLQRLREEGYIVGQVALLDRTKFGESLYIFATLKMVTLSDEQRAEFNRRIETTPEVMECHTIFGERDIILKIIAESLEWYQRFIFRVILKLPGVQDVQSTVTLTEIKRTTAIPVRKSRY, encoded by the coding sequence ATGACCGACCCGCTCACTTCGATCGATCTAAAGATCCTCGAGCAGCTGCAAAAGGACGCCTCGCTCTCGACGAGTGAGCTCGCCGAGCGTGTCGGCCTCTCGCAGTCGCCCTGCTGGCGCCGGCTGCAGCGACTGCGCGAGGAAGGCTATATTGTCGGCCAGGTCGCGCTGCTCGACCGCACGAAATTCGGTGAAAGCCTTTACATCTTCGCCACCTTGAAAATGGTGACGCTGAGCGATGAACAGCGCGCCGAATTCAACCGCAGGATCGAGACGACGCCCGAGGTGATGGAATGCCACACCATTTTCGGTGAACGCGACATCATCTTGAAGATCATCGCGGAATCGCTGGAATGGTATCAGCGGTTCATCTTTCGGGTAATCCTTAAACTCCCAGGGGTTCAGGACGTGCAATCGACGGTGACATTGACCGAGATCAAGCGAACAACGGCGATCCCGGTGCGCAAAAGCCGGTACTAA
- a CDS encoding amino acid permease, protein MAIERRGVWARKSLDAVRTEANATGMRRTLGPIQLVLIGIGCIIGAGVYVMTGTAAANYAGPAVVISFAIAGLACAFTGLCYAELSSVLPVSGASYTYAYAALGEGVAWALAWMLMLEFGLAGSALAVGFAGYLGSLLGDFGVHLPAVLTSSTIRGEITPAGMHFTFAPTINLVAPAALAIATAVLIRGISHSAAVNTFLVTVKIAVLAGFVLVGSRHVDVANWTPFIPPSEGGFRYGVPGIFRAASILFFAYLGFEAVATAASEARKPQRDIPIGILGALLVSTIIYGAVALVLTGLVPFRSLNVADPIAVAVGAIGMPVAAIVIKVGALTGLGSVLLVNTYGQSRILHAVAVDGLLPPAYARIHPRFSTPANGTILVAAISAVAAALLPISLLADLVSLGTACVFTTVAVCVMWLRTSEPALPRPFSVPLGGIRVRGVWIGVVPVLAILFCLVMMGPVLADIIGKAIGGEWIPATILLVYLSVGGLIYLGYGRHHSKVRRQEAR, encoded by the coding sequence ATGGCTATTGAACGTCGCGGCGTATGGGCGCGCAAATCGCTCGACGCCGTTCGCACCGAGGCGAATGCGACCGGGATGCGGCGTACGCTCGGCCCGATCCAGCTTGTGCTGATTGGAATCGGCTGCATCATCGGCGCCGGCGTCTATGTCATGACCGGCACGGCGGCGGCCAATTATGCCGGACCCGCAGTGGTGATCTCGTTCGCGATCGCCGGACTCGCCTGCGCCTTCACCGGTTTGTGCTATGCCGAACTCTCCTCCGTTCTCCCGGTATCCGGCGCGTCCTATACCTATGCCTATGCCGCGCTGGGCGAAGGCGTCGCCTGGGCGCTGGCCTGGATGCTGATGCTCGAATTCGGCCTGGCCGGATCGGCGCTTGCGGTGGGGTTCGCCGGGTATCTCGGCAGTCTGCTCGGCGATTTTGGCGTGCATCTGCCGGCAGTGCTGACCAGTTCGACCATCCGCGGCGAGATCACGCCAGCGGGCATGCACTTCACCTTCGCACCGACGATCAACCTCGTCGCGCCGGCGGCGCTGGCGATCGCCACCGCTGTGTTGATCCGCGGCATTTCCCATTCCGCGGCGGTCAACACGTTCCTCGTCACGGTCAAGATCGCGGTCCTCGCCGGCTTCGTGCTCGTCGGGTCGCGGCATGTCGATGTCGCGAACTGGACACCGTTCATCCCGCCGAGCGAGGGCGGTTTCCGCTATGGCGTCCCCGGTATCTTCCGCGCCGCATCGATCCTGTTCTTCGCCTATCTCGGATTCGAAGCGGTGGCGACGGCAGCATCGGAAGCGCGCAAGCCGCAGCGTGACATCCCGATCGGCATTCTCGGCGCGCTGCTCGTCAGCACGATCATTTACGGTGCCGTCGCCCTCGTCTTGACCGGCCTGGTGCCGTTCCGGTCGCTCAACGTCGCCGATCCGATCGCCGTTGCGGTCGGCGCGATCGGCATGCCGGTGGCGGCGATCGTGATCAAGGTCGGGGCCTTGACCGGGCTCGGCTCAGTGTTGCTGGTCAATACTTATGGCCAGTCCCGCATTCTCCACGCGGTGGCGGTTGATGGGTTGCTGCCCCCGGCCTATGCGCGCATCCATCCGCGCTTCAGCACGCCCGCCAACGGCACGATCCTGGTCGCGGCGATCTCCGCCGTCGCGGCCGCGCTGCTGCCGATCTCGTTGCTCGCCGATCTGGTCAGCCTTGGTACCGCGTGCGTGTTCACGACAGTGGCCGTGTGCGTGATGTGGCTGCGCACCAGCGAGCCGGCTCTCCCGCGGCCGTTCAGCGTGCCGCTCGGCGGCATCCGGGTTCGTGGTGTGTGGATCGGCGTCGTGCCGGTGCTCGCAATCCTGTTCTGCCTCGTGATGATGGGCCCGGTGCTGGCCGACATCATCGGTAAGGCGATTGGCGGCGAATGGATTCCTGCGACAATCTTGCTGGTCTATCTGTCAGTCGGCGGCCTGATCTATCTGGGCTATGGCCGCCACCACTCGAAAGTGCGGCGTCAGGAAGCGCGATAG
- a CDS encoding FMN-binding negative transcriptional regulator has product MTDPFGQVSCAEVVRLVAANPLAWLMADGDPAAATPMPLLLETDADGAPRSLLGHLPRAHPLVPAFTADPNGSFLFNGPAGYITPGWIANKDWAPTWNFAVVAVRGTVAFDDALTGEALERLVAHMETGRIEPWTVAAMGDRYEKLAARVVGFRVTIESCRARFKLGQDEDPANFATIIDGLGDAQLARLMTATRKSYRAS; this is encoded by the coding sequence ATGACCGATCCGTTCGGCCAGGTCAGCTGCGCGGAGGTCGTGCGGCTTGTCGCCGCCAATCCGCTCGCCTGGCTGATGGCGGACGGCGACCCGGCGGCGGCGACGCCGATGCCGCTGCTGCTGGAGACGGACGCGGACGGAGCACCGCGATCCCTGCTTGGCCATTTGCCGCGTGCACACCCGCTGGTACCCGCCTTTACCGCCGATCCCAACGGGTCGTTCCTGTTCAACGGCCCGGCTGGATATATCACGCCGGGGTGGATCGCGAACAAGGATTGGGCACCGACCTGGAACTTCGCGGTCGTCGCGGTCCGCGGCACGGTCGCGTTCGACGATGCGCTTACAGGAGAGGCGCTCGAGCGGCTGGTCGCGCATATGGAAACCGGCCGGATCGAACCCTGGACGGTGGCTGCGATGGGTGACCGCTATGAAAAGCTTGCGGCGCGGGTAGTCGGTTTTCGCGTGACGATCGAGTCCTGCCGCGCGCGCTTCAAGTTGGGACAGGACGAGGACCCGGCCAACTTCGCCACGATCATCGACGGGCTCGGCGACGCGCAACTCGCACGGCTGATGACGGCAACACGCAAGAGCTATCGCGCTTCCTGA
- a CDS encoding carbohydrate porin, with translation MSAMSRKWRTVLTGAVPLMAVALATPACAQDVEEPGIVLGASYITDILTVADGGVRRGTAWLGRADLTVAIDGRAIGLDGIAVFADLLATQPTDFSGRIVGDGQTVSNVQADSAIRPFEAWIEAQASEATAVKAGLIDLNTEFDIQSTGALFLHSSHGIGPDFSQSGANGPSIFPSSSTAIVVRHTRGKVRLRAGLFDGIAGSVADPRRSAIRFPGSRGALLVAEIEHRIGRSGEVQLGAWRYTDRFDALDPTRPRVVSQGAYALIEGPLGRGIDGWVRVGVADDRTNPIGLYLGGGIAHGPPHSRIGVAVAHARLGMPARRSLIDGHVADRAETALELTWARRVVEGVVVQPAVQYVINPGWNPATLNALVIGARLRFALAID, from the coding sequence ATGTCCGCGATGTCACGCAAATGGCGGACGGTCCTGACCGGAGCGGTGCCGCTAATGGCGGTTGCGCTTGCGACGCCAGCCTGTGCGCAGGACGTGGAAGAGCCGGGGATCGTGCTCGGCGCCTCCTACATCACCGATATCTTGACCGTCGCCGATGGCGGCGTGCGGCGCGGGACGGCGTGGCTCGGCCGCGCCGATCTGACCGTGGCGATCGATGGAAGGGCGATCGGCCTTGATGGGATCGCGGTGTTTGCCGATCTGCTGGCGACCCAGCCGACCGACTTTTCCGGCCGCATTGTCGGCGACGGCCAGACCGTGAGCAATGTGCAGGCCGACAGCGCGATCCGGCCGTTCGAAGCGTGGATCGAGGCGCAGGCGAGCGAGGCGACCGCCGTGAAGGCGGGACTGATCGACCTCAACACCGAATTCGACATCCAGTCGACCGGCGCACTATTCCTGCACAGCTCCCATGGCATCGGGCCGGATTTCTCGCAAAGCGGCGCGAACGGGCCGTCGATCTTCCCATCCTCGTCCACCGCGATCGTTGTGCGGCATACACGCGGAAAGGTCCGGCTACGCGCCGGGCTATTCGACGGGATCGCGGGCAGCGTCGCCGATCCGCGCCGCAGCGCGATCCGCTTTCCAGGCTCGCGCGGCGCACTGCTGGTCGCCGAGATCGAACATCGCATCGGAAGGTCGGGCGAGGTTCAATTGGGTGCGTGGCGCTATACCGACCGCTTCGACGCGCTCGATCCCACACGCCCTCGCGTCGTCAGCCAGGGCGCCTATGCGCTGATCGAGGGGCCGCTTGGTCGCGGGATCGACGGCTGGGTGCGGGTTGGCGTCGCCGACGATCGCACCAACCCGATCGGCCTGTATCTGGGCGGCGGGATCGCGCATGGGCCGCCGCACTCGCGGATCGGCGTCGCCGTGGCGCATGCCCGCCTGGGCATGCCCGCGCGTCGCTCGCTGATCGACGGCCACGTCGCCGATCGAGCGGAGACCGCGCTCGAACTGACATGGGCGCGCCGAGTGGTGGAGGGGGTCGTCGTGCAACCGGCGGTGCAATATGTGATCAATCCGGGCTGGAACCCGGCGACCCTCAACGCGCTCGTGATCGGCGCGCGGCTGCGGTTTGCGCTGGCGATCGATTAA